The Benincasa hispida cultivar B227 chromosome 11, ASM972705v1, whole genome shotgun sequence genome has a segment encoding these proteins:
- the LOC120091605 gene encoding uncharacterized protein At2g39795, mitochondrial-like, protein MALSSILRRASSSVLPLALRSVAAPRSFHHAISAAITTGKHNFSKEFNPGFFLSFLRSYSAAPARDSADVSLIRVLQSEIKCAEEDLENYVDEIPEEFPFEIQDNPGERTITLTRKYEDETIKVEVEIPDVTAEGEEEDEAGEDDEQTRQESSLPLVLSISKDGGVCLEFGVTAYPDEISIDNLSIRKPDSSEDLLGYDGPAFQDLDENLQKAFHKYLEIRGIKPSTTNFLHQYMINKDSREYSIWLKNLKNFIEE, encoded by the exons ATGGCTTTGAGTTCTATTCTCCGCCGGGCTTCCTCGTCGGTGTTGCCCCTCGCCCTCCGCTCTGTTGCAGCTCCGAGAAGCTTCCACCATGCCATTTCTGCGGCTATCACTACTGGGAAGCACAATTTCAGCAAAGAATTTAACCCGGGTTTCTTTCTCTCATTTCTTCGATCTTATTCGGCTGCGCCAGCCAGAGACAGCGCTGACGTTAGTCTTATTCGGGTTCTTCAGTCTGAGATTAAATGCGCCGAGGAAGATCTTGAGAACTAC GTAGATGAAATCCCAGAAGAGTTTCCTTTTGAAATCCAAGACAATCCTGGGGAAAGAACCATTACACTCACTAGAAAGTACGAGGATGAAACTATcaaagttgaagttgagattccTGATGTTACAGCTGAAGGGGAAGAAGAGGATGAAGCTGGCGAGGATGATGAGCAGACTCGCCAAGAATCCAGCCTTCCCCTGGTCCTGAGTATTTCCAAGGATGGCGGAGTATGTCTTGAATTTGGTGTTACCGCCTACCCTGATGAAATATCTATAGATAATTTGTCAATTAGGAAACCAGATAGTTCTGAGGACCTGCTTGGATATGATGGACCTGCATTCCA AGATTTGGACGAGAACTTGCAGAAAGCTTTCCACAAATATCTTGAGATTCGTGGGATTAAACCCAGCACAACAAATTTCTTGCACCAGTACATGATCAACAAAGATAGCCGAGAGTACTCGATATGGCTGAAGAACTTGAAGAATTTTATTGAGGAATAA